The Prionailurus bengalensis isolate Pbe53 chromosome D2, Fcat_Pben_1.1_paternal_pri, whole genome shotgun sequence genome window below encodes:
- the SFR1 gene encoding swi5-dependent recombination DNA repair protein 1 homolog, with the protein MSQSGAASGRLWSRVELPFRGQGTSQPLLSPSSDLRSFQEVNQDFIFKMESPSYSAVISPSTPRDCANPPSPCTSSSRKQPMSATLRERLRKTRSSFNSCDSVVKRLKVENEGNDQTFSKKPASSTEENCLEFQENFKHTDNEFEESTYLKNTVKNISASESQSLDTESLSDLQSGFVNEDLPKQGLSEERAKLVKQIEEKEDLLRRLKLVKMYRSKNDLSQLQLLIRKWRSCSQLLLYELQSALCEENKKLSLTQLIDHCGLDDKLLHYNRNEEEFMGV; encoded by the exons ATGTCGCAGAGCGGGGCTGCTTCGGGTCGGTTGTGGAGTCGAGTAGAACTCCCTTTCCGCGGTCAGGGGACCTCTCAACCCCTCCTCAGCCCATCCTCTGACCTGAGATCTTTCCAGG aggtaaaccaagatttcattttcaagatGGAAAGCCCATCCTACTCGGCTGTGATTTCACCTAGCACTCCACGGGACTGTGCCAATCCACCCTCTCCCTGTACAAGTAGTTCAAGAAAACAA CCTATGAGTGCAACACTTAGAGAACGATTAAGGAAAACAAGATCTTCATTTAATTCCTGTGATAGTGTGGTAAAACGTCTTAAAGTAGAGAATGAAGGGAATGATCAAACTTTTTCCAAGAAACCAGCATCTTCGACAGAAGAAAACTGTTTGGAATTTcaggaaaattttaaacacacagacAATGAATTTGAAGAAagtacatatttgaaaaataccgTCAAAAATATCAGTGCAAGTGAATCTCAGTCACTTGACACTGAGTCACTAAGTGATCTCCAAAGTGGCTTTGTGAATGAGGATCTTCCCAAACAAGGATTAAGTGAAGAAAGAGCAAAATTGGTGAAGCAGATTGAGGAGAAAGAAGACCTTCTTCGGAGGCTAAAACTAGTTAAAATGTATAGATCAAAG aacGACCTGTCTCAGTTGCAGTTGTTAATACGGAAATGGAGAAGCTGTAGCCAGCTATTGCTTTACGAGTTGCAGTCGGCTCTGTGCGAGGAGAACAAGAAACTCAGCCTGACTCAGTTGATAGACCACTGTGGGTTAGATGATAAATTGCTACActataacagaaatgaagaagaatttATGGGTGTTTAA